The following proteins are co-located in the Paludibaculum fermentans genome:
- a CDS encoding RrF2 family transcriptional regulator yields MLSQTVEYALRAIVVLAADRTSSWTTQAIAARTLVPQDYLNKVLQPLTRAGLVSAQRGRNGGFTLSRAPEAITVLDVISIVDPLRRINHCPLGLKSHSSLCPLHRKLDEAVGVVEESFRSTTIADILANPSPIRPLCERTESLCHVQTAN; encoded by the coding sequence ATGCTCTCCCAGACCGTGGAATATGCTCTCCGCGCCATTGTCGTGCTGGCCGCGGACCGGACCTCGTCCTGGACTACGCAAGCCATCGCCGCCCGGACTCTCGTTCCGCAGGACTACCTGAACAAGGTCCTGCAGCCGCTCACCCGCGCCGGACTCGTCAGCGCGCAGCGCGGCCGGAATGGCGGTTTCACGCTATCCCGCGCTCCGGAAGCAATCACGGTTTTGGACGTGATCTCCATCGTCGATCCGCTGCGGCGCATCAATCATTGCCCTCTCGGCCTCAAGTCGCATTCCTCGCTCTGTCCGCTCCACCGCAAACTCGATGAGGCGGTCGGCGTCGTGGAAGAGTCCTTCCGCTCAACGACCATCGCCGACATCCTGGCCAACCCCAGCCCAATTCGTCCTCTCTGTGAAAGAACAGAATCTCTCTGTCATGTCCAAACGGCAAATTAG
- a CDS encoding phospholipase D-like domain-containing protein: protein MIDGEPAFRRICEAVEGARFSVWLTVAFLWPAFEMPDGRGSAWDVLDRAAAGGIDVRLICWRPDEETAWLRRNAFWGSPEHINLLNQRRSGVKIRWDRAHPGFCQHQKCWLIDAGAESETAFVGGINLNPHSMVTPAHHGEGHNHDVFVELAGPSTVDVCHNFIQRWNEASELLAKDGCWGAGSTANLPFPSRLPPERGSAVVQIQRTMHAGRYGDSQASPGGMSFNIASGEVSNLHQYCTAINAASRSIYIENQYVDVPEIVDCLRGALQRGVEVVLLMPAQPDVSLPVPAARRAFLEARMTLGTYPNFLLAGIAGLGADGHRKLIYVHAKVMLVDDEWATVGSCNLHRFSLFGNGEMNAAFSEPDTVRAFRCELFREHLDQDTFGLDDRAALHLFRESARSNRRRFEAGDHTWQGHAFELDLATYLG, encoded by the coding sequence TTGATCGATGGTGAGCCCGCGTTTCGCCGCATCTGCGAGGCCGTCGAGGGGGCCCGATTCAGCGTTTGGCTGACGGTGGCTTTCCTGTGGCCGGCCTTCGAGATGCCGGATGGCCGGGGCAGCGCATGGGACGTTCTCGATCGTGCTGCCGCTGGCGGTATCGACGTGCGACTCATTTGTTGGCGGCCCGATGAAGAGACCGCGTGGCTCAGGCGCAACGCGTTCTGGGGCTCTCCTGAGCATATTAACCTACTCAATCAGCGCCGGTCGGGCGTCAAAATTCGCTGGGACCGCGCTCATCCAGGGTTCTGTCAGCACCAGAAGTGCTGGCTCATCGATGCTGGAGCGGAGAGTGAAACGGCCTTCGTCGGGGGGATCAATCTGAATCCGCATTCCATGGTCACACCTGCTCATCATGGCGAAGGGCACAATCACGACGTCTTCGTTGAGCTGGCGGGGCCTTCGACGGTCGACGTTTGCCACAACTTCATACAACGCTGGAATGAAGCGAGCGAGCTATTGGCGAAAGACGGCTGTTGGGGAGCGGGGAGCACCGCCAACCTGCCGTTTCCGAGCCGGCTCCCGCCTGAACGCGGGAGTGCGGTCGTGCAGATCCAACGGACAATGCATGCGGGCCGTTACGGCGATAGTCAGGCATCGCCGGGGGGAATGTCGTTCAATATCGCTTCGGGTGAGGTCTCCAATTTGCATCAGTATTGTACGGCCATCAATGCTGCGAGCCGGTCGATCTATATAGAAAACCAGTACGTGGATGTGCCTGAAATTGTGGATTGCCTGCGCGGTGCGCTCCAGCGCGGAGTGGAGGTCGTCTTGCTGATGCCGGCTCAGCCCGATGTCAGTTTGCCGGTTCCGGCAGCGCGGCGCGCGTTTCTCGAAGCTCGGATGACTCTTGGGACCTATCCGAACTTCCTGTTGGCGGGTATTGCCGGCCTTGGCGCGGATGGACATCGTAAATTGATCTATGTCCACGCCAAGGTCATGTTGGTGGACGACGAATGGGCCACCGTTGGCTCGTGCAACCTGCACCGGTTTTCGCTCTTCGGTAATGGAGAAATGAACGCAGCCTTCTCCGAGCCAGACACCGTTCGCGCCTTCCGCTGCGAGCTTTTCCGCGAACACCTCGATCAGGATACGTTCGGCCTTGATGATCGCGCGGCTCTACATCTATTCCGAGAGAGCGCCAGGTCGAACCGCCGCAGGTTCGAAGCCGGTGATCATACATGGCAGGGCCACGCATTCGAGCTAGATCTGGCGACGTATCTGGGGTGA